TGCTTCAGATTGGATGCTTGTTCCACGAATTCGAAACTTAATTTTTGTGATCTTGATCTTGCGTTGAGATCCTGGGAATGTTCCTTTTTCCGTACACTTATGGTATCTTAATTAGCCAGTGACTGATGCATGTTATAATTTGTTGATTTATGCTCTTGTCTAGGTATGCAAAGTTTCGCACGGTCTGATATTAAGTTCTTCTCTGAAAGCAGGAATTACTATCAATTTTTGACGCCTCATATATTTTTCACCTTGATTTGTTCAGATAAGGAAAATTTGTGTCTGTATGGACATCCCAATGAAACATGGGAAGTTGTTCTTCCAGTAGAAGAGGTTCCACCGGAGCTTCCTGAGCCTGCACTTGGAATCAATTTTGCAAGGGATGGCATGAACAGAAAAGATTGGCTGTCTCTAGTGGCTGTACACAGTGATTCCTGGTTGCTCTCGGTGGCTTTCTATCTTGGATCAAGGCTTAAGCAAAACGAAAGGtaaacttctattcttttgattttttgctTGCAGATTATAGGTCAGGGTCTGCtcaatgatatatttttaatcctGCATTTGTCAATGATGTTTGTGAACTTCTAAGACTAATTTCAGTTTACTTTCTTAATGTTTCTTCTGGGATTATTTGCAAATGCTGTCTGCAACAAATAGGTTATAGGTTTATGGCAGAATACTTGAGCAATTTTTTATCAACCACACTAATTTCTTTGGTTTTCTCCTTTATTAACTATGTTACTGCCTGGATAATTGTTGAAGTTGAAGAGCTACTTAACTGTTTGTTTTATGTGATTATGTAATGATGTTATGTTCTGAAAAATCATGCACTAACTCCTTTCGTCTTACTAATCATATAATGACAGAAAGCGTTTATTTAGCTTGATGAATGATCTTCCCACTGTCTTTGAAGTTGTGACAGAATGGAAGCCTGTCAAAGAGAAACCTAGTGTAGATAGTGGAAGCAGATCACAAGGAAGCGCTAAGGTTAATTTAGTtgatcatgtttttttaataactcaTACTGAAATTTCTGTGTATAATTCTCTCATGGGGTTCGGTGCAAGGAATTCTCCGGAGGGGATTGAAGGATGTAATCCTCGTCTGTTATCGGTTTTCATAACATTGTCTAACCAAATTTTGGGGAAAATAACTTAACTTGACATGTCAATGTCATGTCTTCTTAAAGAATTTGAAGCAGTTAAACAAATTGTCTCAAGCTTCTGACTACCTATTAACTTGATACTTCTCTATTCTAGAGATCCAACGATGGGCAGGTGAAAAGCAATCCTAAACTTGCCAGACGAAGTATCGAGGAGGATGTCGGCGAACATAGCAAAACCCTCTGTGGTAGCTGTGGTGAAAACAGTACAGATGAGTTCTGGATTGGCTGTGACATATGCGAAAGGTGGTACCACGGAAAGTGCGTAAACATAACACCTGCTAAGGCTGATTGTATCCAACGATACAAATGTTCATTTTGCTGCATGAAGAAATGCAGGCAGTAGTAACGTAGAGGCAGACGAAGCACCCAAAAGCGCAAGTGCCGAATGATTCGAGTGACTGATGAAGTGTAGTATCAATATTTCCTTTATGTATGTATGAATTTGTAGttaatattgtttactttAGAATGAATATCTCAACCCTATCCCATATGAGTCTTGGAACTTGAAGATCCATTCTTCTACTTGTATTTCTAATTGTCACAGAAGCATGTTCACAAACTGAGCTAATctaattttgtcatttaattCAAACTCCTTCATGGGCAGGGCAACTTATGGGCTCACTTAAACCAATTTCATCAAGCccaatttttctaaattgagtccAAGGGATAGAAACGAGTTGGGCTTCTTCGCTGGTTGGTGAGCCCAATCTCATCGAGCCCAActtttctaaattgagtccAAGGGATAGAAACGAGTTGGGCTTCTACGCTGGTTGGTAAGCCCAATTTCATCGAGCCCATCTTTTCTAAACTGAGTCCAAAGGATAGAAACGAGTTGGGCTTCTACGCTGGTTGGTAAGCCCAATTTCATCGAGCCCAtcttttctaaattgagtccAGGGATAGAAACGAATTGGGCTTCTACGCTGGTTGGTGAGCCCAATTTCATCGAGCCCAtcttttctaaattgagtccAAGGGATAGAAACGAGTTGGGCTTCTACGCTGGTTGGTAAGCCCAATTTCATCGAGCCCATCTTTTCTAAACTGAGTCCAAAGGATAGAAACGAGTTGGGCTTCTACGCTGGTTGGTAAGCCCAATTTCATCGAGCCCAtcttttctaaattgagtccAGGGATAGAAACGAATTGGGCTTCTACGCTGGTTGGTGAGCCCAATTTCATCGAGCCCATCTTTTCTAAATGGAGTCCAAGGGACAGAAACGAGTTGGGCTTCTACGCTTGTTGGTGAGCCCAATTTCATCGAGCCCAtcttttctaaattgagtccAAGGGCTGAAACGAGTTGGGCTTCTACACTGGTTAATGAGCCCAACTTCATCAAccccaaatattttaattaatccaATATCCAAAACTGTTATGATGGAAGCCCATTCCGCTGGGCTTAGTTGGGCTTCCGGTGGCCCACTTCATGAAGCCCAAATACTcgatcataaataaaataaaaagagaacaatttcttgttttattaataGAATACATAAATTAGaagtcaaatatttaaataatcaaattgcagctgaataattattaaatcacATTTGTAGACttaggaactttttttttcaatatatataaatgatataacaaagttgaaatatataattttaaatgtcgCCAA
This portion of the Cucurbita pepo subsp. pepo cultivar mu-cu-16 chromosome LG08, ASM280686v2, whole genome shotgun sequence genome encodes:
- the LOC111799975 gene encoding PHD finger protein ALFIN-LIKE 1-like, with translation MEMPSTTPKTVEEIFKDYAGRRAALVRALAHDVDEFYGLCDPDKENLCLYGHPNETWEVVLPVEEVPPELPEPALGINFARDGMNRKDWLSLVAVHSDSWLLSVAFYLGSRLKQNERKRLFSLMNDLPTVFEVVTEWKPVKEKPSVDSGSRSQGSAKRSNDGQVKSNPKLARRSIEEDVGEHSKTLCGSCGENSTDEFWIGCDICERWYHGKCVNITPAKADCIQRYKCSFCCMKKCRQ